From the genome of Deferribacteraceae bacterium V6Fe1:
TGTAGGTGAGATGAACTATTGTGATGCATGCTTCAGCGGTGACTATCCAACGATGTATATTGACGAAGATGAGTTTAATCCTAAGGTAAATTAATAAAGAGGTGGATAATGGAAAAAAGTAAAATTAGGCTTTTTGGCACAAGTATGGATTTTGTGTCCGGCTGAAGCCCATCATATTTTCCTGCAGGTTGCGGGACAACAACTGACCCATATTTTGAGCTTTCAAAAGATTTGGATGCATTGTTAACAAAAAAGCTTGGTGCAGAAAGCTTTGAATTGCAGTATGTGGATATATCTTCACCTGAGGTGCTTGATTATATCGACGATGTGAATACTATTGTGGAAAACAGACTGCCGTTGCCGTATGTTTCTCTAAATGACAAACCGTTATGTTGGGGTTTGGAAGACCCTGAAAAGATATGTGATAAGGTTCTCGAAAAGGTAGGGAGTGATGCATAAGCGGCCCAGGGGCCGCTTTTTTTGATTTTAATTAAAAATTTCAGCGATTTTATCTTTTAAAATTCTTAAATTAAATGGTTTAGGGATGAAAGTTGGATAACTTTCAAGCTTCTCATACTTATAAATTACATCCTGTGCATGTCCTGATACAATAATGGATTTTATCAAAGGATTTTCTTTACTAATCTCTTCTATTAATTTGAGCCCATTTAGACCCGGCATTGCAAGGTCGGTAATAACGAGATTTATTTCATCTTTATTAAGTTTAAATAACTCGATAGCTTCAAATGGGTCATTGGATGCAAAAACTTTTGCACCTGCAAACTCAAGCATTCTTTTAGTGGCTTCGAGCACATGCTCTTCATCATCTACTAATAAAACAGAAATCTTAGAAAAGTCAAAGTGTAAAGCATTGTTTAGGGCTTCAGATTTATCAGACTTGTCTGTATGGATAGGAAAATATAATTTAAACGTTGTACCTTTGCCTAACTCAGTTTCAACATCAATAAAGCCACCGGTTTGCTTAACTATTCCGTAAACAGTTGCAAGCCCGAGCCCTGTGCCTTTTCCCGGCTGCTTAGTTGTAAAGAAGGGTTCAAAAATATTTTTTAAAATATCTTTTTCAATCCCTTTACCATTGTCCGAAAATGAAATTATGGCATATTGACAGGATTTTGTCGCTGAATCTGTTGGTTTTTCTAATATTAATGTGTTAGTTGAAATAATAATATTGCCTTCACCATCAATTGCATCTTTTGCGTTTGCACAGAGATTAATTAATATTTGGTCTATTTGGGCAGGGTCAGCAAAAATATTCTCCAAGTTTTTATCCGGTAAAAATTCAATTTTGATATGTTCACCTGCAAGAGTTTTTAACATTTTAAGAGAAGATTCTATAACTTTATTCAGATTTATAACTTTAGGGTTTAGGTTTTGTTTCCTTGAGAAAGCAAGTAATTGAGATGTGAGATTTGCTCCTTTTTCTGTTACATTTATTATTTCTTGACAAATTTTTGTTATTTGAGGGTTTTTATCTACTAAAACAAGTTTTAAAAGTTCAGCATAATTCATAATGACTGTGAGTATATTATTAAAATCGTGGGCTATGCCACTGCTAAGTCTTCCTATCGATTCCATTTTTTGGGAGTGAAAGAGCATATTTTCCATCTCTTTTTTTTCTGTTATGTCAATTACTGATATTATTACTGCAGGTTTTTTGTTAAAACTGATTTTATTTCCTTTCAAAAACATAACCTTCTCTTTTCCTGATTTGGTAATAATTTTAAATTCAACTCCGGCAGTATGGATATCATGAAAAATACTTTTGTAAGCTAACCCCAAAATCATATCTTTGTAATCAGGGTGGACAAAATCTATAATGGACATTTTATAAAGCTCATCTTTGCTGTATTCTGAAATCTCTTCAGCCTTTTTGTTTGCATAGACCCACATGTTATTTTGAAATATTGCAATTGCAATAGGGGCTGATTCCGCAAGTTGTTTAAATTTTTCTTCACTCTCTTTCAAGCTTTCCCTGTATTTAACTTCAGGTGTTATATCTCTGATGGTATGATATGCTCCTGAAAATTTTCCATTTTCGATAATAGGGTCAACAGTGACCAACAACACCTTGTCATGCGTATAAAGTTCCATTACTTCACGTTTACAGGAATCTTTACTCTTTAAAAAAGGGCATTCCGAAATAGGTGTGTTTGAGTCGTGGACAAGTTCATAGCATTTCTTGCCGACTACCTCTTTTTCATTTATGCCAAGTATTTTAGATGAGACAGTATTAGCAAGCCTTACAGTTTGGTTTTCGTCAAGAATCATTACAGAATCGTTTATACTGTTGAATGTGTTAAGCCACATATCAACAGACTGTAATATTTGGGATTCAAGTTTTTTCTTATCGCTGACATCTCTAATTATGGCAATTGCACCATAACCACTTTCGGTTTTTACTGAGCTAAGAGAAAGTTCGACATAAATACAACAGTTGTCCTTTTTTCTGGCTATCAGTTCAATAGTTTTATCCACATAACTCCCATTTCCTGTTTTTTTAAAGTTATCAAATGCTGTATTATATTTAGTGAAATTTTCCTCATCGCATAATAAACTATGCACATTTTTGCCGATAGCTTCCTCTGCAGAATATCCAAACATCTTTTCTGCAGCTTTGTTCCATAGTGAGATATTGCCGTCGATATCTACGCAAATTATGGCATCCCTTGCAGAATTAAAGAGTAATTCGAGCATGGTTTCAATCATGCTTTAGTATAGTATCTTATATGAAGAAATTCAAATTATTTTTTTAACTTTGCTAAACGAAAAGATGATTATTTTGTTGATTAATAAGCGATATTATATTAAATTATATATTAAATACAACGGGGGTTTATATGGCTTATACGAATATTTTTCAGGGGTTTCTTGATACTTGTGAGAAAAATAAAGATAAAATTGCTTTTTTGTATAGAGCTGGAAAAAATAAACTAGAAGTTACATATCAAAAACTGTTTGAAGATGTTTTAATACTGTCTAAGGCTTTTAAGAGTAAAGGGATAGTTAAAGGCTCTAAGGTGTTACTTCTTTCTGATAACAGATATGAGTGGGCAGTAAGTGATTTTGCGTTAATCAGTTTGGGTGCAATAAGTGTGCCCCGAGGTAGCGATACCCCCACAAAAGAGCTAAAATTTATCATAGAGCACTCCGAAGTAGATTTTGCTATTTTGGAAAATGAAAGCCTTTATAAAGAACATGAAGAGATATTTAATGAGATTAGACTGAAAAATATATTTATCATTGAAGGTGATAATCTTCATAAATTTTTGAATAATATATATTCTTACAATGAAATTTTAAAGGAAAGGGAATATACGTCGGATGACTTAAATGAATTCTTGACAAGAAGAGATGTTACCGATTTGCAAGACCCTTTCACCCTTATTTATACTTCCGGGACTACCGGTGTGCCTAAGGGGGTCATCATCACAAATAAAAATTTTATAGCAAATCTAAAGGTTATTCCTGACCTTGTGGGCTTAAGAGAAGATGACAGTTTTGTTTCTATTTTGCCTTCTTGGCATATATTTGAAAGATTGGTGGAGCATGTGGCAGTCGCTAAGGGGTGTGCCACACTTTACAGCTCGGTAAAAAACTTTGCGAGTGATTTGGAGGAGTTTAAACCGACGGTCGTTGCCACTGTGCCAAGGGTATGGGAATCTTTATATGCCAAAATAAATACCGCTTTGGCAAAACAGTCAAGTGCAAAACACAAGATTTTTAATCTGCTTGTAAAAGTATCTGCAAAATATAATAAAAATATGAGGATATTAACAAATAAACTCCCGAGGTTTAAAAAAGATTTTTTCATTGTCAGTTTTTTTAAAAAGCTTACCGCTTTTATTAAGCTTATTTTTCTATATCTTCCAAATAAAATTGCGAGGAAGAAGTTCAAGGCTGTTCAAGAGAAATTTGGCGGAAGGCTGAGGCTTGCGGTAAGTGGAGGCGGTAGCTTACCAGCATATTTGGATGAGTGGATTGATGCCCTTGGAATTAGGATTGTAAATTCTTATGGTATGACTGAGTGTGCTCCTGGGATTGCAGGCAGGGGGCTTGATTGTGATGTGTTTGGGACACTTGGCAAGCCTTTGAAAAATACTCAAGTAAAAATTGTAGATGATGAGGGGAATGAAGTGCCCCCGGGTGTTCAAGGTGAGATTCTTGTTAAAGGGCCACAGGTTATGCCCGGTTATTATAAAAATGAAGAAGAAAACAAAAAATGTTTTACTGAAGATGGTTTTTTTAAGACCGGAGACTTGGGTATGCTTACCATCACTGGAGAGCTTATAATTACGGGGCGCTCAAAAGAGATAATAGTATTGTCAAGCGGTGAGAATATTGACCCTTCAAGGATAGAATCTGAAATATCTCAGCTCCCTTTTGTTAAGGATGCTGTGCTTGTAGGGCAAGACAAAAAAGGCCTTGCGGCATTGGTTGTGCCTGACTTTGATGCGTTGAAAGAGTATATGGAAAAAAAATATAATAAGGTGAGTGATACATTTAAAAATTTAAACGATAAAGAGATTGTAGATAAAGTTAAACAGGAATTTAATAGACTTCTTCACTCTAAGAAAGGGTTTAAGCCTTACGAAAAGATACATAATATTTTCTTTTTGGATAAAGAGTTTACACTTGGAGAAGAATTGACAAACACTTTAAAGAAAAAGAGACATTATATAGAAAAGAAATATAGGGAAATTATAGACAAACTTTTCCATTAGGTTTAGAATATTTTTAATAAGGCTGATAATTTTTTTGAACTTTTATTTAATATAAGTATCATTTTATCAGTTATGGTAGGAGGATACCTTGACCGACGCACAGATAATTGAAAAAATACTTTCAGGGAAGACAGAGCTTTTTGAGCTTTTGGTAATAAAATATCAGCAGCAGCTATTTTCGACACTTATTAATATTACTAAAGATTACAATATGGCTGAAGAGTTTGTTCAGGATGCATTTGTAAAGGCTTTTGAAAAGCTTGATATGTTGAAAAACAGAGACCAATTTTATGCTTGGATAAAGAGGATTGCCATAAATAATGCATTTATGCACTTTGAAAAACACCGTAGAATGGTTGATGTTGACCGTGATATAGATGAAAATAATGAATCCTTTTTTGACAGGATATCTGATTACTCTAATCCTGAAGAAGAGCTTCTTACTGATGAAATGAGAAAATATGTAAGAAAATTTGTGGATGCTCTTCCTGACAAGCTAAGGACAGTTATTATCTTAAGAGAAGTGGAAGATTATAGTTATGAAGAGATAGCTGAAATGCTGAATATTCCTATTGGGACGGTAAGGTCAAGACTATTTAATGCCAGACAGTTTATAAAACAAAGATTGATAAGACAGGGGTTGGCTGATGAAATGTCAAAAGTATCATAAACTTATTTCTGATTATGCAGATAACTGTTTGGATTCTTCTTATGTGGATGAAGTGCTCGAGCATATAGCGGAGTGTGGCGAATGCAAGAGATTTTATCTTAATGAGCTAAAGCTAAAAGACTATATAAAGTCATCTTTTTCCCCTACTAATGTCAGAGTTGATGTGACTGCTTCCGTGATGTCTAAAATTGGTGTTAAACATGTTCAGAAAAAGAGCAGATTTATGTATTATGTGGCAGGTTTCGCTGTGTTTGCATTTTTAGGTGGGACAGTTGCCTTTTTTCAAGGCAGTTATTCAAATAATAGTTTTGCTAACAATGATAAATCTGCTATTGAAAGTGGTGCAGAGGAAAAATTACAAGAATTCGTGCTTGAGCATCTCGACAGGACAAATATAAATAATTTTTCAACTATGACAGTGTCAAGCGTAGTCTATGAAAAATGAAATATATAATATTCATACTGTTTTTGCTCCCCAATCTTCTGTTTGCTGACAGAATATTTTTCAAGATTGCTGTAGACGAATCCCACTACTCTTCATTTGAGTTTTCTGAAATTGAAAATGTTAATAAGAATCTTCACTTTATATTCAGTAAATATCAGGATTTGTATTTTGATATCAATAAGACTAAAAAAGAATTTTATAATATAAAAAAGAAATCTAATATAAAATTTAACGGAAAATCTGTTATGGTATATGAACTTTTTCCGGTATTTAAAGATCGTTTTAGCCAGATACTGTGGGTTAATAAAAACAGCATTGTGAGAAAAGAGGTTTATGATCTTGACGGAAAGCTTATGTATGCCTACGGGCACACAGGTGATATGCCGGAAAACGAATTTGAAGCAAGTAATGAAAATGAAGAGTTCGTAAAAAAAGAATTTAAGAATTTTGGATACAGAGGTTTTGATATTAAGATGGTTAAAAGGTTGTCAAACGGGGCTTTACATATTTTGTATGATGACGGGATAAACAATTTTAGTATTTTTAAAACAACGCCGGCAATTATGAAAAAGGAGGTAAAAAGAATAATTTTGGGAAATTACGTTTACTCAACAAATTTGGACAACTCAACTTATACGGTTGTGGGGACGATACCTTATAGTGAGATGAATGAGGTGATAAAGTTTATAAAAGATAAGAAAATAGATACAAAAGGAGGAAAGTAAAATGAAGAAGTTACTGACTATTTTTACAATGTTGTTTCTGGTGGCTGTGCAAAGTTATGCATTTACTCCCGACTCATTTTCGGATGTGGTAAAAAAGACAAAAAACAGTGTGGTTAATATTAGCACTACCAAGATAATTAAAAGGAAGCCTATCCCTGATTTTTTTAATGATGACCTTTTTAAAAGATTTTTTGGCGATCAGTTTGATAATTTTCACAATAACGCCCCGCAAGAATACAAATCAAAATCTCTTGGCTCAGGTTTTGTGATTGATGCCAAAGAGGGATATATTGTTACTAATAATCATGTTATAGAAGGGGCAGATGAAATCCTCATCAAATTTACCGATAATAATGAAATACCCGCACAGGTGGTAGGGCGAGACCCACTCACAGACCTTGCTTTGCTGAAAATTGACCCTAAAAAAGAAGAGTTGTATGAGATAGAGCTTGGTAATTCTGACAAAATTGAAGTCGGGGATTGGGTAGTAGCTATCGGTAACCCATTTGGGCTTTCCTGGACTGTAACCGCAGGTATTATTAGTGCCAAAGGGAGAGAATTGGGTGAAGGACCATATGATAATTTTATGCAGACAGATGCTTCCATCAATCCCGGGAATAGTGGCGGTCCTTTGGTAAATTTGGACGGAGAAGTTATCGGTATAAACACAGCCATAATTCCGTCAGGGCAGGGGCTTGGGTTTGCAATTCCTGTTAATATGTTAAAAGACCTTCTTCCAAAGCTTAAGAAAGGTGAGGTTAAGAGAGGTTGGCTTGGTGTTGTATTGCAGGAAATGGATGAAAAATTAGCAAAAACTTTTGGACTTGACAAGCCTGAAGGGGCATTGGTATCCGATGTGATAAAAGGTGACCCGGCTGATAAAGCAGGACTTAGAGCTGGTGATATAATTCTTGAAATTAACGGTAACAAGCTTGAAAATCAAAAAGAGCTTATAAATATTATTGGGTCAAAATCACCAGGTGATACCGTTGTATTGAAAGTATTGAGAGATGGCAAAAAGACAGATATCAAAGTTAAGCTCGGAGAAAGAAAAGGTACTGTAAAAGTTGGCAAATCAAAAATTAGAGAAGATGTACCGGTGTCTGTGGAAGATTTGACCGAAAACGAAATGAAGCAGCTTAATATTAATTTTGGTGTAAAGGTTATAGATGTGGATGCTACCTCTAATGCTTATGAAGCAGGCCTCAGAAAAGGTGATATAATTGTATGGATTAATAGAAAAGAGGTAAAGAGCAGTGAGGATTTTTACAAGATTTACGATTCAATTAAAAAAGATGAAGTCGTAGGTCTTAAAGTAATTTCCAGAAACGGTAGCAGGTTTTTGGCTTTTAATAAGGATAAATAAAAGTAGCTGAGGCCCCTTTTATGGGGCCTTTTTTATCTTTTCTTCAATAAGTTGATGTTTTTCCTCTTTTTTTATTTTTAAAAATGCTCCGAGGTGTTTGTCAATTTTGTTGATATGGTCAGTGTACCAATTTTTTAATTGGTTGTTGAGGTCGAGCGCAAGATTGTGATTGTTAGGATTTTCATTGACCTTATTTTTTAGTGCCCCGATAT
Proteins encoded in this window:
- a CDS encoding PAS domain S-box protein, translated to MIETMLELLFNSARDAIICVDIDGNISLWNKAAEKMFGYSAEEAIGKNVHSLLCDEENFTKYNTAFDNFKKTGNGSYVDKTIELIARKKDNCCIYVELSLSSVKTESGYGAIAIIRDVSDKKKLESQILQSVDMWLNTFNSINDSVMILDENQTVRLANTVSSKILGINEKEVVGKKCYELVHDSNTPISECPFLKSKDSCKREVMELYTHDKVLLVTVDPIIENGKFSGAYHTIRDITPEVKYRESLKESEEKFKQLAESAPIAIAIFQNNMWVYANKKAEEISEYSKDELYKMSIIDFVHPDYKDMILGLAYKSIFHDIHTAGVEFKIITKSGKEKVMFLKGNKISFNKKPAVIISVIDITEKKEMENMLFHSQKMESIGRLSSGIAHDFNNILTVIMNYAELLKLVLVDKNPQITKICQEIINVTEKGANLTSQLLAFSRKQNLNPKVINLNKVIESSLKMLKTLAGEHIKIEFLPDKNLENIFADPAQIDQILINLCANAKDAIDGEGNIIISTNTLILEKPTDSATKSCQYAIISFSDNGKGIEKDILKNIFEPFFTTKQPGKGTGLGLATVYGIVKQTGGFIDVETELGKGTTFKLYFPIHTDKSDKSEALNNALHFDFSKISVLLVDDEEHVLEATKRMLEFAGAKVFASNDPFEAIELFKLNKDEINLVITDLAMPGLNGLKLIEEISKENPLIKSIIVSGHAQDVIYKYEKLESYPTFIPKPFNLRILKDKIAEIFN
- a CDS encoding long-chain fatty acid--CoA ligase, which gives rise to MAYTNIFQGFLDTCEKNKDKIAFLYRAGKNKLEVTYQKLFEDVLILSKAFKSKGIVKGSKVLLLSDNRYEWAVSDFALISLGAISVPRGSDTPTKELKFIIEHSEVDFAILENESLYKEHEEIFNEIRLKNIFIIEGDNLHKFLNNIYSYNEILKEREYTSDDLNEFLTRRDVTDLQDPFTLIYTSGTTGVPKGVIITNKNFIANLKVIPDLVGLREDDSFVSILPSWHIFERLVEHVAVAKGCATLYSSVKNFASDLEEFKPTVVATVPRVWESLYAKINTALAKQSSAKHKIFNLLVKVSAKYNKNMRILTNKLPRFKKDFFIVSFFKKLTAFIKLIFLYLPNKIARKKFKAVQEKFGGRLRLAVSGGGSLPAYLDEWIDALGIRIVNSYGMTECAPGIAGRGLDCDVFGTLGKPLKNTQVKIVDDEGNEVPPGVQGEILVKGPQVMPGYYKNEEENKKCFTEDGFFKTGDLGMLTITGELIITGRSKEIIVLSSGENIDPSRIESEISQLPFVKDAVLVGQDKKGLAALVVPDFDALKEYMEKKYNKVSDTFKNLNDKEIVDKVKQEFNRLLHSKKGFKPYEKIHNIFFLDKEFTLGEELTNTLKKKRHYIEKKYREIIDKLFH
- a CDS encoding sigma-70 family RNA polymerase sigma factor — protein: MTDAQIIEKILSGKTELFELLVIKYQQQLFSTLINITKDYNMAEEFVQDAFVKAFEKLDMLKNRDQFYAWIKRIAINNAFMHFEKHRRMVDVDRDIDENNESFFDRISDYSNPEEELLTDEMRKYVRKFVDALPDKLRTVIILREVEDYSYEEIAEMLNIPIGTVRSRLFNARQFIKQRLIRQGLADEMSKVS
- a CDS encoding zf-HC2 domain-containing protein is translated as MKCQKYHKLISDYADNCLDSSYVDEVLEHIAECGECKRFYLNELKLKDYIKSSFSPTNVRVDVTASVMSKIGVKHVQKKSRFMYYVAGFAVFAFLGGTVAFFQGSYSNNSFANNDKSAIESGAEEKLQEFVLEHLDRTNINNFSTMTVSSVVYEK
- a CDS encoding DegQ family serine endoprotease, whose product is MKKLLTIFTMLFLVAVQSYAFTPDSFSDVVKKTKNSVVNISTTKIIKRKPIPDFFNDDLFKRFFGDQFDNFHNNAPQEYKSKSLGSGFVIDAKEGYIVTNNHVIEGADEILIKFTDNNEIPAQVVGRDPLTDLALLKIDPKKEELYEIELGNSDKIEVGDWVVAIGNPFGLSWTVTAGIISAKGRELGEGPYDNFMQTDASINPGNSGGPLVNLDGEVIGINTAIIPSGQGLGFAIPVNMLKDLLPKLKKGEVKRGWLGVVLQEMDEKLAKTFGLDKPEGALVSDVIKGDPADKAGLRAGDIILEINGNKLENQKELINIIGSKSPGDTVVLKVLRDGKKTDIKVKLGERKGTVKVGKSKIREDVPVSVEDLTENEMKQLNINFGVKVIDVDATSNAYEAGLRKGDIIVWINRKEVKSSEDFYKIYDSIKKDEVVGLKVISRNGSRFLAFNKDK